A single region of the Pseudothermotoga sp. genome encodes:
- a CDS encoding tRNA (adenine-N1)-methyltransferase — protein sequence MFEDGRSFLFKIQEGKLQTHNGVINLSDITGKSYGSSCQTHTGKRFYIMKPRLVDEIYRMKRQTQIVYPKDIGYILLMLDVHEGMKIIDAGVGSGAMCAALARAVGETGKIYAYEKREDFKKLAEENLTKWGLISRVEIKLRDISQGFDETADAIFLDVPDPWNYIRQCYEALVGSGNLAIVSPTTNQVQLVLEEISKFPFVGVEVWESLFRQYKTVPSRLRPFDRMVAHTTYMIFARKVVNDWRD from the coding sequence ATGTTTGAGGATGGAAGGTCTTTTCTCTTTAAAATTCAGGAAGGAAAGCTTCAAACACACAACGGTGTGATAAATTTGAGTGATATTACAGGCAAAAGTTATGGTAGTTCATGTCAAACCCACACTGGGAAACGATTCTACATCATGAAACCTCGCCTTGTAGATGAGATTTACAGAATGAAAAGGCAGACACAAATAGTCTATCCTAAAGATATAGGTTACATACTGTTGATGCTGGATGTACACGAAGGTATGAAGATCATAGATGCGGGTGTTGGCAGTGGAGCAATGTGCGCAGCCTTAGCGCGTGCCGTTGGTGAGACAGGTAAAATTTATGCTTACGAAAAGAGAGAAGATTTCAAAAAACTTGCCGAAGAAAACTTAACGAAATGGGGTTTGATCAGTAGAGTAGAAATCAAACTTCGGGACATATCACAAGGTTTCGATGAGACAGCTGATGCGATTTTTCTAGATGTACCAGATCCATGGAATTACATTCGCCAATGTTATGAAGCACTGGTCGGGTCTGGAAACCTTGCGATCGTATCTCCTACGACGAACCAAGTACAACTCGTACTTGAAGAGATCTCCAAATTTCCGTTCGTTGGTGTGGAGGTTTGGGAAAGTTTGTTCAGGCAGTACAAGACTGTGCCATCGAGACTCAGACCATTCGACAGAATGGTTGCACACACCACTTACATGATATTTGCTCGCAAAGTTGTGAACGACTGGAGGGATTGA
- a CDS encoding nucleoside kinase translates to MRRLKEILLKILDTNEELRVPAGEKLLEYAKRCWKYHDTPIVAARLDNTIVELTRPLERGGTVEFIDLRCLDGLRIYQRGVLFVLNMALKERYPNCELWVLHSLDNALYCELRCDGIPHPLSEEEIQWIKARMNQIVAHDLIFEKGEYYKDEAFKIFTQHNDRDRIRLFRFRKKKTIKLYKCGDHYDYYYGYMPPSTGVLKWFDLVKESEGFLLVLPDQKDPLTVSRPKPLVKLSSVFYEYARWLDVIGVRTVADLNEIISRGEREVAELMIINEALHEKKISQIAEQFANSGARLILIAGPSSSGKTTFAKRLLVQLRVHGFKPLVISLDDYFVDRELTPRDEEGNYDFESLEAIDLKLFNEHLSMLIEGREVELPKFDFKLGRRIWSGQKIKLERNQPIVIEGIHGLNEKLTSSVDRSMKFKIYVSALTQLNLDPHNRITTTDTRLLRRIIRDYKFRGHSATDTLKMWPSVRKGEEKYIFPFQEEADVMFNSAIVYEWAVLKIFAEQLLVQVSPEEREYTEALRLMKLLDYFLPITNLEDIPRTSILREFIGRSAFKY, encoded by the coding sequence GTGAGAAGGTTGAAAGAAATTCTGCTCAAGATTTTAGACACAAATGAAGAATTACGTGTACCGGCTGGTGAAAAACTTTTGGAATATGCAAAAAGGTGTTGGAAATATCATGATACTCCTATAGTTGCCGCGCGACTGGACAACACAATTGTTGAGCTCACGCGGCCGCTTGAACGTGGTGGAACGGTTGAATTCATAGATTTGCGCTGCCTCGATGGCTTGCGGATATACCAAAGAGGTGTTCTGTTCGTTTTGAACATGGCGCTCAAAGAAAGATATCCGAACTGTGAGTTGTGGGTTTTACATTCCTTAGACAACGCACTCTATTGCGAGTTGAGATGTGATGGCATACCCCATCCGCTCTCTGAGGAAGAGATTCAGTGGATCAAAGCCAGGATGAATCAAATAGTAGCACATGATTTGATATTCGAAAAAGGTGAGTATTACAAAGATGAAGCCTTCAAAATATTCACTCAGCACAATGATAGAGACAGGATCAGACTCTTCAGGTTCAGGAAGAAAAAAACCATTAAACTCTATAAATGTGGTGATCACTACGATTATTACTATGGTTACATGCCACCAAGTACCGGTGTACTCAAATGGTTCGATTTGGTGAAAGAAAGTGAAGGATTTTTGTTGGTTCTACCGGATCAGAAAGATCCGCTCACAGTGAGCCGCCCAAAGCCCTTAGTAAAACTTTCCTCTGTTTTCTACGAATACGCTCGTTGGCTTGATGTCATAGGTGTTAGAACCGTTGCGGACTTGAACGAAATTATCTCTAGAGGTGAACGAGAAGTAGCTGAGCTGATGATCATCAATGAGGCACTCCACGAAAAGAAAATCTCTCAAATAGCCGAGCAATTTGCAAACAGCGGCGCAAGGTTGATACTCATTGCAGGTCCATCCTCGTCTGGTAAAACCACCTTTGCTAAAAGACTGTTAGTTCAGTTACGCGTTCACGGTTTTAAACCTCTGGTGATATCTCTCGACGATTACTTCGTCGATAGAGAATTAACTCCAAGAGACGAAGAGGGTAATTACGATTTTGAATCTCTAGAAGCAATAGATTTGAAGTTGTTCAACGAGCATCTTTCAATGCTCATAGAGGGCAGGGAAGTAGAACTTCCTAAATTCGATTTCAAACTCGGAAGACGTATTTGGAGCGGTCAAAAAATCAAGCTCGAAAGGAATCAACCCATAGTGATCGAAGGTATCCATGGCTTGAATGAAAAATTAACATCGAGTGTGGACAGATCAATGAAGTTCAAGATATATGTCAGTGCCCTTACACAATTGAATCTTGACCCTCATAATAGGATAACCACAACTGATACACGTCTCTTGAGAAGGATCATAAGAGATTACAAATTCAGAGGTCATTCCGCCACGGATACTTTGAAAATGTGGCCAAGTGTCAGAAAAGGCGAAGAAAAATACATTTTTCCGTTTCAGGAAGAAGCCGATGTTATGTTTAATTCTGCTATAGTTTACGAGTGGGCAGTTTTGAAGATCTTTGCTGAACAGTTGTTGGTCCAAGTATCACCAGAAGAGAGAGAATACACTGAAGCTCTGAGACTCATGAAACTGCTAGACTATTTTTTACCCATAACTAATCTGGAAGACATTCCAAGAACATCTATCTTGAGAGAGTTCATTGGAAGGAGTGCATTCAAGTATTGA
- a CDS encoding T7SS effector LXG polymorphic toxin produces MDKLAELEDLINKLLEDYRRLKEENEQLWTQMNEVLSKMEQVDREKKELEKLVETYRNTMNSLVEKLQKMISTAGN; encoded by the coding sequence TTGGATAAACTTGCTGAACTGGAGGATTTGATAAACAAGCTTTTGGAGGATTACAGAAGATTGAAAGAGGAGAACGAACAGTTGTGGACTCAAATGAACGAAGTTCTCAGTAAAATGGAGCAAGTGGATAGGGAAAAGAAAGAACTTGAAAAATTAGTTGAAACTTACCGCAACACAATGAATTCACTCGTAGAAAAGCTTCAAAAAATGATCAGCACGGCAGGGAACTGA
- the rapZ gene encoding RNase adapter RapZ, which translates to MKKILIVSGLSGAGKSTVIKILEDMGFFCIDNLPPALLNDFMAIVMSSSIDRIALVLDVRSAQFGDLTEAVKKLLQSYGESVTVLFLEASKEELIRRFSITRRKHPLEGKVSLSEAIDLERDLLQEIRNMSLIIDTTEMDVQSLREKVSCLLSVQRIFLIRLRSFGFKYGLPVDTDFVLDTRFMPNPYYCPDLAPLDGRDERIKSFFESHEKIAEYIQHAASMIKTAAEEYKKVGRAGITVSIGCTGGRHRSVYVAEKLAEKLSKEFEVHIEHRDVNK; encoded by the coding sequence GTGAAAAAAATACTTATTGTGTCAGGACTTTCCGGTGCTGGTAAAAGTACAGTTATAAAGATCCTTGAAGATATGGGCTTTTTCTGCATAGATAACCTTCCTCCAGCATTGCTGAACGATTTCATGGCTATCGTAATGAGCTCTTCCATAGACAGGATAGCTTTGGTCTTAGATGTCAGGAGCGCACAGTTTGGTGATTTAACCGAAGCCGTCAAGAAATTACTACAAAGCTATGGAGAATCGGTTACAGTACTCTTCCTTGAAGCTTCCAAAGAAGAATTGATCAGAAGGTTCTCTATCACTCGCAGGAAGCATCCGCTTGAGGGAAAGGTTAGCCTTTCTGAAGCAATAGATCTCGAAAGAGATTTACTTCAAGAGATAAGAAATATGTCCCTCATCATAGATACAACTGAGATGGACGTACAATCTTTGCGTGAAAAAGTAAGTTGTTTGCTGTCAGTTCAAAGGATTTTTTTAATAAGGCTGAGAAGCTTTGGTTTCAAATATGGTTTACCAGTGGATACAGATTTTGTACTGGATACAAGGTTTATGCCGAATCCGTACTATTGTCCGGATCTTGCGCCACTTGATGGAAGGGATGAGAGAATCAAAAGCTTTTTTGAATCTCATGAGAAAATAGCCGAATATATTCAACATGCTGCCAGCATGATAAAAACCGCTGCAGAAGAGTACAAAAAGGTTGGTAGGGCTGGCATAACAGTTTCAATCGGATGCACTGGGGGACGACACAGATCCGTCTATGTCGCCGAAAAACTGGCTGAGAAACTTTCCAAGGAATTTGAAGTTCACATCGAACATCGGGATGTGAACAAATGA
- a CDS encoding YvcK family protein codes for MKVIAIGGGTGLSTILRGLKNKGLELTAIVAVTDEGGSSGKIRQELNVPPPGDVRNNIIALARDESLMSRLFSYRFSTNGSLSQHSVGNIILAALTMMTGSFAKAVRHACDILAIEGKVLPVCEQLIRLVAFYSDGSVVVGETEISKKVDARIVSVRLDKKVQALEEVIREISQADAVLLGPGSLYTSVITNLLVEGVAESICDNKKAKKIYIANIMTQPGETIGFSLEDHVSEIEKYLKTELDYVVANNTLPPKDVLLSYAKQCAEPVLPRGHVDKRYLFYDLLEITYEPSDPRPKARHNPVITAKILTNLLGERSFSEK; via the coding sequence ATGAAAGTGATTGCCATAGGTGGAGGAACGGGTCTTTCGACGATCCTCCGTGGCTTGAAGAACAAAGGTTTGGAATTGACCGCAATAGTTGCTGTCACGGACGAAGGTGGTAGTTCCGGCAAGATCAGACAAGAATTGAACGTGCCACCACCTGGAGATGTACGAAACAACATCATAGCGCTTGCAAGAGATGAGAGCCTTATGAGTAGACTTTTTTCTTACAGATTTTCAACGAACGGAAGCCTTTCGCAACACAGCGTCGGCAACATAATACTCGCAGCGTTGACGATGATGACCGGAAGTTTTGCCAAGGCTGTGAGGCATGCGTGCGATATACTCGCCATAGAAGGAAAGGTTTTACCAGTTTGCGAGCAACTCATCCGACTTGTAGCATTCTACAGCGATGGATCCGTTGTCGTAGGAGAAACTGAAATTTCTAAGAAAGTCGACGCAAGAATCGTCTCAGTTCGACTCGACAAGAAAGTACAAGCATTGGAAGAAGTGATTAGAGAAATTTCTCAAGCGGATGCTGTTCTACTTGGACCTGGGAGTCTGTACACAAGTGTGATAACGAACCTACTGGTGGAGGGTGTTGCTGAAAGTATTTGTGATAACAAAAAGGCCAAGAAAATTTACATAGCCAACATCATGACACAGCCAGGAGAGACGATAGGTTTCAGTCTGGAAGACCACGTTTCAGAGATCGAGAAATATCTAAAAACTGAATTAGATTACGTGGTTGCCAATAACACCTTACCACCTAAAGATGTGTTGTTGTCCTATGCAAAACAGTGTGCAGAACCTGTTCTGCCGCGCGGTCATGTGGATAAGAGATATCTCTTTTATGACCTTCTGGAAATCACTTACGAACCGAGTGATCCAAGACCCAAAGCCAGGCATAACCCTGTTATAACAGCTAAGATCTTAACGAATCTGTTGGGGGAGCGATCTTTCAGTGAAAAGTGA
- the whiA gene encoding DNA-binding protein WhiA, translating into MKSEISFSELVRNELCSLFVEDSEQAMNEIYGFIKARGSLNISQSSVEVLVRLPNIQTTRRFLKLLKTLSVKDYQMVVTSTKGLWPMKGVQVSFGTDFLEKIGAGEVLWENITRFKDPAIFGAFLRGFYLGCGSILNPSRTYHWELTYHDGEFLKELSKILKESLAMEPKIWKLRHAYRLSLRRAQDVVEVLHLMGAIEAANHIEELIQQRSIASDVNRSMNFISANADRIGRSTAEQLKALHIIEEVIGIDSLDEELKQLAKLRLENEDLSLRELGELMTPKMSKSMVYSRMKKILSIARSLFERSRK; encoded by the coding sequence GTGAAAAGTGAAATCAGTTTTTCCGAATTGGTTCGAAATGAACTTTGCTCCTTATTTGTAGAAGATTCAGAACAAGCAATGAATGAAATTTACGGGTTCATCAAAGCCAGGGGATCTTTGAACATCTCTCAATCAAGTGTGGAAGTTTTAGTGAGGCTGCCAAATATTCAAACTACTAGGAGATTTTTGAAACTTCTCAAGACGCTGTCTGTGAAGGATTACCAAATGGTGGTTACTTCAACGAAAGGACTGTGGCCTATGAAAGGAGTTCAAGTGAGCTTTGGAACAGATTTCTTAGAGAAAATCGGTGCGGGGGAGGTACTGTGGGAAAATATCACGAGGTTTAAAGATCCTGCCATTTTTGGCGCATTTTTGAGAGGTTTTTATCTTGGTTGTGGTTCCATCTTGAATCCATCTCGGACATACCATTGGGAGCTTACATACCACGATGGAGAATTCTTGAAAGAATTGTCAAAGATTTTGAAAGAGAGTCTAGCTATGGAACCAAAGATTTGGAAGTTAAGACACGCTTACAGGCTTTCTCTCAGGCGAGCTCAAGATGTCGTTGAGGTGCTACACTTGATGGGTGCCATTGAGGCTGCCAACCACATTGAGGAACTCATACAGCAACGTTCAATTGCATCTGATGTTAACAGAAGTATGAACTTCATTTCTGCTAACGCTGATAGAATAGGTAGAAGCACTGCCGAACAGTTGAAGGCTTTGCATATCATAGAAGAAGTGATAGGTATAGATTCGTTGGATGAAGAGTTAAAACAGCTAGCCAAATTGAGGTTGGAGAATGAGGATCTAAGTTTGAGAGAGCTGGGCGAACTGATGACGCCAAAGATGAGCAAATCAATGGTTTACTCACGAATGAAAAAAATTCTGAGCATCGCAAGAAGTTTATTTGAGAGGTCAAGAAAATGA
- a CDS encoding GerMN domain-containing protein — translation MRKNMVFFMLMLLSLSSLATQLVLFYLDEQFRPVVVREEIQRGSDVVKAIFDKLSSPPIGLKSFVPKDSLRAYFFVERYLVIDLKRTALATFDFTQERFFVHQLLRTIFENFPGIDAIYFLLDGSRGDVLVNMVDVRFGFARHFWARWPVEGE, via the coding sequence GTGAGGAAAAACATGGTCTTCTTCATGTTGATGCTTTTGTCTCTCTCAAGCTTGGCAACGCAATTGGTTTTGTTCTATCTAGATGAACAGTTTAGACCTGTCGTTGTTCGTGAGGAGATACAACGAGGTAGTGACGTTGTGAAAGCGATCTTCGACAAACTATCCTCACCACCGATCGGTTTAAAGAGTTTCGTTCCAAAAGACTCATTGAGAGCCTATTTCTTTGTTGAAAGATACCTTGTCATTGATTTGAAGAGAACTGCCCTTGCAACTTTTGATTTCACTCAGGAACGTTTTTTCGTACATCAACTTTTGAGAACCATTTTCGAAAATTTTCCAGGAATAGATGCGATATACTTCTTACTCGATGGCTCGAGGGGAGATGTTCTAGTCAACATGGTGGATGTAAGATTCGGATTCGCAAGACATTTCTGGGCACGCTGGCCAGTGGAGGGTGAATGA
- a CDS encoding aspartate/glutamate racemase family protein codes for MKLGLFDSGVGGLTVLHQFLAHGLKFEYLYLADTARAPFGTKSVEEIRKIALECIDFLLEKDADVVVSACNTAQAALKISGTNLGDRFFGILDFDFPYGFKKVGILATEATVKSSVYLEKLCAIGIEAIQQPCQALVAAIESCAQDNEIRNIIAGSIQPLMRAKVEAVILGCTHFPIVKHIFQELFENIPVLDPAALLAEKLVRILPTSSNQEAHVKLYVTGDDGDFHKKIKRYEHLIGVPYSIEKVLWGESAK; via the coding sequence TTGAAATTGGGCTTGTTTGATTCCGGAGTGGGTGGACTCACAGTTTTGCACCAGTTTTTGGCGCATGGATTGAAGTTCGAATACTTATACCTTGCCGATACAGCTCGAGCACCATTTGGGACGAAAAGCGTCGAGGAAATCAGGAAAATTGCGTTGGAATGTATTGATTTCTTGCTCGAGAAAGATGCAGATGTTGTAGTCTCAGCTTGCAACACAGCTCAAGCAGCATTGAAGATTTCAGGAACCAATCTTGGGGATAGATTTTTTGGGATACTCGATTTTGATTTTCCCTATGGATTTAAGAAAGTTGGCATATTAGCAACGGAAGCCACAGTAAAAAGTAGCGTTTATCTTGAAAAACTGTGTGCTATTGGCATCGAAGCAATTCAGCAACCATGTCAAGCTTTGGTTGCAGCGATCGAATCTTGCGCTCAAGATAACGAGATCAGAAATATCATCGCTGGAAGCATTCAACCTTTGATGAGAGCGAAAGTGGAAGCTGTCATCCTTGGTTGTACACACTTTCCAATAGTTAAGCATATCTTTCAAGAACTTTTTGAAAATATACCCGTACTCGATCCGGCTGCACTCTTAGCAGAAAAACTCGTGAGGATTCTTCCAACGAGCTCAAACCAAGAAGCACACGTGAAACTTTACGTTACAGGTGATGATGGAGATTTTCACAAGAAAATCAAAAGATACGAACATCTCATTGGTGTTCCTTACAGTATCGAGAAGGTCCTCTGGGGTGAATCTGCGAAGTGA
- the lysS gene encoding lysine--tRNA ligase, producing MSWEIRNQKLQKVNELRKIGINPYPYRFDKACSSAQIRERFSHLNPSEALENEKISTAGRVMTIRLHGKSCFFTLKDFDGKIQAYIRQDSVGESAYEFFKKYVDAGDIVGIKGFPFRSKTGELTIFAEEFQLLCKALRPLPEKWHGLRDKEMAYRQRYVDMIANEDTIERFKIRYRAIAFIRQFLMERGFIEVETPILNFIPGGGTARPFVTRLEALDCDVYLRIAPELHLKRYIVGGFEKVFEIGKNFRNEGISYKHSPEFTSIEIYQAYADYKDMMELTEQMISQLVLHLFGTYKLTYQGIEIDFTPPWKRIRMHEFIKEKLGIDILEDSEEKIFQYLKDRGIEPELKTKSKMIEKLWDLVEDQVVQPTFLMDHPVEISPLAKRHRDDPRLTERFEPIICGMELGNAFSELNDPQEQLERFLVQAKLLEAGDKEAHRMDLDFIRSLEYGMPPTGGLGIGIDRLTMLLTNAPSIRDVIPFPLVSQNLDEAFDNGERSAES from the coding sequence GTGAGTTGGGAGATCCGAAATCAAAAGTTGCAAAAAGTAAATGAGCTCCGTAAGATTGGCATCAATCCCTATCCTTACAGATTCGATAAAGCTTGTTCTAGTGCTCAGATACGCGAAAGATTTAGCCATCTAAATCCTTCAGAAGCTTTGGAAAACGAAAAGATTTCTACAGCAGGACGTGTGATGACCATAAGACTGCACGGTAAATCCTGCTTTTTCACTCTGAAAGATTTCGATGGAAAGATCCAAGCTTACATAAGGCAAGATTCAGTTGGTGAGAGTGCCTACGAATTTTTTAAGAAATACGTAGATGCAGGCGACATAGTTGGAATCAAAGGGTTTCCATTCAGGAGTAAAACAGGTGAATTGACAATCTTTGCAGAAGAATTTCAGTTGTTGTGTAAAGCTCTAAGACCTTTGCCTGAGAAATGGCATGGACTTAGGGATAAAGAAATGGCATACAGACAAAGGTACGTCGATATGATTGCGAATGAAGATACCATAGAGCGCTTCAAAATACGATACAGGGCGATAGCATTCATACGTCAATTTCTCATGGAAAGAGGTTTCATCGAAGTTGAGACACCCATATTGAATTTCATACCCGGTGGTGGTACCGCTAGACCTTTTGTGACAAGACTTGAAGCACTCGACTGTGATGTATACTTAAGAATCGCACCAGAGTTGCATTTGAAGCGTTACATCGTCGGCGGATTCGAAAAAGTTTTCGAGATAGGTAAAAATTTTAGAAATGAGGGAATCTCTTACAAACACAGTCCAGAATTCACATCGATAGAAATCTACCAAGCCTACGCAGATTACAAAGACATGATGGAACTGACTGAGCAGATGATCTCACAGCTGGTTTTACATCTCTTCGGAACTTACAAACTCACTTACCAAGGGATTGAAATCGACTTCACTCCTCCCTGGAAACGCATCAGGATGCATGAATTCATAAAGGAGAAACTGGGTATCGATATACTTGAAGATAGTGAAGAAAAAATTTTTCAATACCTCAAAGATCGTGGGATCGAACCAGAACTCAAAACGAAGAGCAAGATGATTGAAAAACTCTGGGATTTAGTCGAGGACCAGGTGGTGCAACCCACTTTCTTGATGGATCACCCCGTTGAAATTTCGCCACTTGCGAAAAGGCACAGAGATGACCCTCGCCTCACCGAGCGTTTTGAGCCTATCATCTGTGGTATGGAATTAGGCAACGCTTTCAGCGAATTGAATGACCCCCAGGAGCAACTAGAACGCTTCTTAGTTCAGGCAAAACTTCTCGAAGCTGGTGATAAGGAAGCTCACCGCATGGACCTAGACTTCATAAGGTCATTAGAATATGGAATGCCTCCAACAGGTGGATTGGGCATAGGCATTGACAGGCTGACCATGCTTTTGACTAACGCACCGTCCATAAGAGACGTTATCCCATTTCCACTAGTCAGTCAAAATTTGGATGAGGCTTTCGATAACGGTGAAAGGAGTGCTGAATCATGA
- the nrdR gene encoding transcriptional regulator NrdR, translating into MKCPYCGYPDSRVLDSRPTLDGTAIRRRRECLECGARFTTYERYELLPIIVVKKDGRRETFDRKKVLNGVLKACEKRPIPYETLEKLVEEVELTIQKMGYTEVPSKVIGELVMEKLKNIDQVAYVRFASVYKDFREIDQFMEIVRELKRNGEGRS; encoded by the coding sequence ATGAAATGCCCGTACTGCGGCTATCCAGATAGCCGAGTTCTTGACTCAAGACCCACGTTAGATGGTACCGCGATAAGGCGTAGGAGGGAGTGTCTCGAATGTGGTGCTCGTTTCACAACGTACGAACGTTACGAACTACTTCCCATAATCGTTGTCAAGAAGGATGGTCGAAGGGAAACCTTCGATAGAAAGAAAGTGTTGAACGGTGTTTTAAAAGCGTGTGAAAAAAGGCCTATACCGTACGAGACCCTCGAAAAGCTGGTGGAGGAAGTGGAACTTACGATACAAAAAATGGGTTACACTGAAGTCCCGTCAAAGGTTATAGGAGAATTGGTGATGGAGAAGCTTAAGAACATAGATCAAGTTGCCTACGTGAGGTTCGCATCTGTTTACAAAGATTTTAGGGAAATAGATCAGTTCATGGAAATAGTGAGAGAATTGAAAAGGAACGGGGAGGGAAGATCATGA
- a CDS encoding DUF4941 domain-containing protein, with product MLVFILTFAVEIYVGDQLIFTSSGDSLLKWDKFVELIRSYFERMNFEVPTVGSVGSFNYLIWNGHTVGFDSSAGFVNLDGVTKRSSGVNLIEVLKTFGLPFVLRENRLILPNMWIYEVQKIQDIIDITYGGERKIEVKQDGESIFLESRGYVFYNNTLYEPGQTVTKFNREPNESIKQEIELKGLLRLVLGKSLAPSKVRIVALNENALFVQNELTILYTHGDGRIIIRPYAPEYDGTDWPVYAELRRIAEKLREKFSFKLEICPLIVLPPQTTTMLLLIEDEAIIAQVKDFLEELLK from the coding sequence GTGCTGGTGTTCATTTTAACTTTCGCTGTAGAAATCTATGTCGGAGATCAGCTCATCTTTACCTCCAGTGGAGATTCTCTACTGAAGTGGGATAAATTTGTAGAACTCATACGATCCTATTTTGAACGCATGAATTTTGAAGTGCCCACGGTTGGAAGCGTAGGTAGTTTCAATTATCTCATCTGGAATGGGCACACGGTTGGCTTTGACTCATCTGCGGGATTTGTGAATTTGGATGGTGTTACAAAACGCAGTTCTGGTGTTAATTTGATCGAAGTACTGAAGACTTTTGGACTACCATTCGTTCTTCGAGAGAACCGTTTGATATTACCCAACATGTGGATTTACGAAGTTCAGAAAATCCAAGATATTATCGATATCACTTATGGTGGGGAGAGGAAAATCGAAGTGAAGCAAGATGGAGAAAGCATATTTCTCGAAAGCCGTGGGTATGTTTTCTACAACAACACGTTGTACGAACCTGGTCAAACTGTGACTAAATTTAACCGAGAACCAAATGAATCAATAAAGCAAGAAATCGAGTTGAAAGGACTTCTTCGCTTGGTTTTGGGAAAAAGCTTGGCACCATCTAAAGTACGAATCGTAGCGCTGAATGAAAACGCTCTTTTCGTTCAGAACGAGCTGACCATTCTGTACACCCATGGAGATGGTAGAATCATTATCAGACCGTATGCTCCTGAGTATGATGGTACCGACTGGCCAGTTTATGCTGAATTGAGAAGGATTGCAGAAAAGCTGCGTGAGAAATTTTCATTCAAACTTGAAATCTGTCCCCTGATCGTTCTACCACCCCAAACAACCACGATGTTGTTGTTGATAGAAGATGAAGCAATCATTGCTCAAGTTAAGGATTTTTTGGAGGAGCTTTTAAAGTGA
- the greA gene encoding transcription elongation factor GreA, with the protein MKKNVIKLTREGYDALKRELDSLRQKLMYEISQRIKEARELGDLTENTEYDEAKNEQGRIGSRIAELEQILNNAEIIEATESDTVSIGSWVVIRNLNTGEERTIRLVNPQESDIFSNKVSVDSPVGRVIIGKKIGEIVRLKTPSGQVRYEIVRITTE; encoded by the coding sequence ATGAAGAAGAATGTCATCAAACTGACGAGGGAAGGTTATGATGCGCTCAAACGAGAACTGGATAGTTTGAGGCAAAAGCTCATGTATGAAATATCCCAACGCATAAAAGAAGCAAGAGAGTTGGGTGATTTGACAGAAAACACTGAATACGATGAAGCAAAGAACGAACAAGGAAGGATCGGTAGTAGGATTGCTGAACTAGAACAGATACTCAACAATGCTGAGATCATAGAAGCGACGGAATCAGATACAGTTTCTATTGGCTCGTGGGTCGTGATAAGGAATCTCAACACAGGTGAGGAAAGAACCATCAGATTGGTAAACCCGCAAGAATCGGACATATTCTCGAACAAGGTGAGCGTTGATTCGCCCGTGGGAAGGGTGATCATTGGAAAGAAAATAGGCGAAATAGTTCGCCTCAAAACACCTTCAGGACAGGTGAGATATGAAATAGTGCGCATAACAACGGAATGA
- the zapA gene encoding cell division protein ZapA, whose protein sequence is MRRTLILKLGDKSYELTTDASEEFVLAVINRIQNQFTQIKNSSTEASLDEILVVMLANSVLNEIKYEETLEKITNKIKALFDQKKR, encoded by the coding sequence ATGAGGAGGACGCTCATCTTAAAGCTGGGCGATAAATCATACGAGCTGACAACTGATGCGTCTGAAGAGTTCGTTCTCGCAGTGATTAATAGAATTCAAAATCAATTCACTCAGATCAAAAACAGTTCTACAGAAGCAAGTTTAGACGAGATACTGGTTGTCATGCTTGCAAACTCAGTTCTGAACGAAATAAAGTATGAGGAGACACTTGAAAAGATCACGAATAAAATCAAAGCCCTGTTCGATCAAAAAAAGAGGTGA